From Equus przewalskii isolate Varuska chromosome 17, EquPr2, whole genome shotgun sequence, the proteins below share one genomic window:
- the TMEM37 gene encoding voltage-dependent calcium channel gamma-like subunit, protein MTAIAVQAQRLLAQRRPRRSFLESCIRTLIIVCAALAVVLSSVSICDGHWLLAEDRLFGLWHFCTTSNQTRPRCLRDLSQAHVPGLAVGMVLARSVGTLAVVTAIFGLEFLMVSQVCEDLRSRRKWALGSFLLLVSFILSSGGLLSFMILLRNQVTLIGFTLMFWCEFTASFLFFLNAISGLHINSITHPWGQPRKF, encoded by the exons ATGACTGCCATCGCAGTGCAG GCCCAGAGGCTGCTGGCCCAAAGGAGGCCCCGCCGGTCCTTCCTTGAATCCTGCATCCGGACCCTCATCATCGTGTGTGCCGCCCTGGCCGTGGTCCTCTCCTCCGTGTCCATCTGTGATGGCCACTGGCTCCTGGCTGAGGACCGGCTCTTCGGGCTGTGGCACTTCTGCACAACCTCCAACCAGACTAGGCCACGTTGCCTCAGAGACCTGAGTCAGGCCCACGTGCCCGGGCTGGCCGTGGGCATGGTCCTGGCCCGCAGTGTGGGCACGTTGGCTGTGGTAACCGCCATTTTTGGCCTAGAGTTCCTCATGGTGTCCCAGGTGTGTGAGGACCTCCGCTCACGGCGCAAGTGGGCCTTgggctccttcctccttctcgTCTCTTTCATCCTCTCCTCCGGGGGGCTCCTGAGTTTCATGATCCTCCTTCGGAACCAGGTCACACTGATTGGCTTCACCCTGATGTTCTGGTGCGAGTTCactgcctccttcctcttcttcctgaatGCCATCAGTGGCCTTCACATCAACAGCATCACTCATCCCTGGGGCCAGCCGAGGAAATTTTAG